Proteins encoded by one window of Hyla sarda isolate aHylSar1 chromosome 13, aHylSar1.hap1, whole genome shotgun sequence:
- the GCGR gene encoding glucagon receptor isoform X5: protein MSPSALTLYSDIAEQPQCPSTLRMSEECPVCRTPALASVLSASPESCSRRKAEDPPDEVTSAQRWPPTAFPRVLLVLVVLFQAISAQIMDYLYDSWRKYETECQQNMSMEPPPTGLVCNRTFDKFSCWPDAQPNTTVNVSCPWFLPWHKKVQHGYVYKHCGPDGQWAATVHGHPLRDARECELDPTDVEDQERIAKAYESFKIMYTVGYSMSVGALVLALAILVGFSKLHCMRNYIHINLFISFILRGLSVLVIDTMLKTRYSEKIEEEYLHVWLSNAAGCRAASVLMQYGVITNYCWLLVEGIYLHNLLVLAVFSERSYFALYICIGWGIILQAKERQRLSCSIQPERGCLINLYPLHMLGTPNYRHKREGRSRNKYKDIVKCFRSWHCIHFGNKSYTYGPTHRTSFSCDQKITFPLIQCSHYIQMDPVFVQ, encoded by the exons CACTGGCCTCTGTGTTGTCCGCGTCACCTGAAAGCTGCAGCAGAAGAAAAGCAGAAGATCCTCCAGATGAGGTTACCAGTGCCCAGCGATGGCCCCCGACTGCCTTCCCCCGAGTCTTGCTGGTGCTTGTAGTGCTCTTCCAG GCCATCTCCGCTCAGATAATGGATTACCTGTATGACAGCTGGAGGAAGTATGAGACGGAGTGCCAGCAGAATATGTCTATGGAGCCCCCTCCGACAG GACTGGTCTGCAACAGGACATTCGATAAGTTCTCCTGCTGGCCGGATGCCCAACCTAATACCACGGTCAATGTCTCCTGCCCCTGGTTCCTGCCTTGGCACAAGAAAG TGCAGCATGGCTATGTGTACAAACACTGCGGACCAGACGGGCAATGGGCAGCCACGGTGCATGGCCATCCGTTACGTGACGCCAGGGAATGTGAACTTGACCCAACAGATGTGGAGGACCAG GAAAGGATCGCCAAGGCCTATGAAAGCTTTAAGATCATGTACACCGTAGGATATTCTATGTCTGTGGGGGCACTGGTACTGGCACTTGCTATTCTTGTAGGATTCAG TAAACTCCACTGTATGAGGAATTACATTCACATCAACCTGTTCATCTCATTCATCCTGAGGGGACTGTCTGTGCTGGTGATCGACACCATGTTGAAGACCCGCTACAGCGAGAAGATCGAGGAGGAATACCTACACGTCTGGCTCAGCAACGCG GCTGGGTGTCGAGCTGCGTCCGTTCTCATGCAGTATGGGGTCATCACGAACTACTGCTGGCTGCTGGTGGAGGGGATATATCTACACAACCTGCTGGTCCTCGCGGTGTTCTCCGAGAGAAGCTACTTTGCTCTGTATATTTGCATCGGATGGG GAATCATTCTCCAGGCTAAAGAAAGACAAAGATTATCATGTTCCATCCAACCCGAAAGGGGTTGTCTCATAAACCTATACCCTCTCCATATGCTGGGGACCCCTAACTACCGGCATAAAAGGGAAGGAAGGAGTAGAAACAAGTATAAGGATATCGTGAAGTGTTTCAGATCTTGGCACTGTATTCATTTTGGAAATAAGTCCTACACTTATGGACCGACCCATAGGACCTCCTTCTCCTGTGACCAGAAGATCACATTCCCTTTAATCCAGTGTTCACACTATATCCAAATGGATCCTGTATTTGTACAATAG